In Kogia breviceps isolate mKogBre1 chromosome 7, mKogBre1 haplotype 1, whole genome shotgun sequence, a single window of DNA contains:
- the ST3GAL4 gene encoding CMP-N-acetylneuraminate-beta-galactosamide-alpha-2,3-sialyltransferase 4 isoform X4 has translation MAGLSSLTAAGDTALLSRAPGGHTAFLPRGQLYLAGRVSQSPGQLVAGRGCCTLDTSGSDFCSPAQVARGSRDDSSVQEPWHLRNMISKSRWKLLATLALILVVTVWYSISREDSFYFPIPGKKEPCLQGEAERIASKLFGNYSREQPVFLQLKDYFWVKTPSAYELPYGTKGSEDLLLRVLAITSYSVPESIQSLKCRRCVVVGNGHRLRNSSLGEAINKYDVVIRLNSAPVAGYEQDVGSKTTMRLFYPESAHFNPKVEDNPDTLLVMVAFKAMDFHWIESILSDKKRVRKGFWKQPPLIWDVNPKQIRILNPFFMEIAADKLLSLPIQQPYKIKQKPTTGLLAITLALHLCDTVHIAGFGYPDAHHKKQSIHYYEYITLKSMVWSGHNVSQEALAIKRMLEIGAVKNLTYF, from the exons ATGGCAGGGCTCAGCAGCCTCACTGCAGCGGGGGACACCGCGCTGCTTAGCAGAGCACCAGGAGGGCACACAGCCTTCCTGCCTCGGGGTCAGCTTTACCTAGCGGGTCGGGTGAGCCAGTCTCCTGGGCAGCTGGTGGCAGGCAGAGGTTGCTGCACCCTGGACACGAGTGGATCAGATTTCTGTTCTCCTGCCCAG GTGGCCCGAGGCAGCCGGGATGACAGCTCTGTCCAGGAACCCTGGCACCTGAGAAACATGATCAGCAAGTCCC GCTGGAAGCTCCTGGCCACGCTGGCTCTGATCCTGGTCGTCACGGTATGGTACTCGATCTCCCGAGAAGACAG CTTTTATTTTCCCATCCCAGGGAAGAAGGAGCCATGCCTCCAGGGTGAGGCGGAGAGGATAGCCTCCAAGCTCTTTGGCAA CTACTCCCGAGAACAGCCCGTCTTCCTGCAGCTTAAGGATTATTTCTGGGTCAAGACGCCGTCTGCCTACGAGCTGCCTTACGGGACCAAGGGGAGTG AAGACCTGCTTCTCCGGGTTCTGGCCATCACCAGCTACTCTGTTCCAGAGAGCATTCAGAG CCTCAAGTGCCGCCGCTGCGTGGTGGTGGGGAACGGGCACCGGCTGCGCAACAGCTCGCTGGGAGAGGCCATCAACAAGTACGACGTGGTCATCAG GCTAAACAGCGCGCCGGTGGCTGGCTACGAGCAGGACGTGGGCTCCAAGACCACCATGCGTCTCTTCTACCCCGAATCCGCCCACTTCAACCCCAAAGTGGAGGACAACCCAGACACACTCCTCGTCATGGTAGCTTTCAAGGCCATGGACTTCCACTGGATTGAGAGCATCCTGAGTGATAAGAAGCGC GTGCGAAAGGGCTTCTGGAAACAGCCTCCCCTCATCTGGGACGTCAACCCCAAACAGATTCGGATTCTCAACCCCTTCTTCATGGAGATTGCAGCTGACAAACTGCTGAGCCTGCCGATACAGCAGCCCTACAAGATTAAGCAG AAGCCCACCACAGGGCTGTTGGCCATCACCCTGGCCCTCCACCTCTGTGACACGGTGCATATTGCTGGCTTCGGCTACCCAGACGCCCACCACAAGAAGCAGTCCATTCACTACTATGAGTATATCACACTCAAGTCCATGGTG TGGTCAGGTCACAATGTCTCCCAAGAGGCCCTGGCCATCAAGCGGATGCTGGAAATCGGAGCCGTCAAGAACCTCACGTACTTCTGA
- the ST3GAL4 gene encoding CMP-N-acetylneuraminate-beta-galactosamide-alpha-2,3-sialyltransferase 4 isoform X3: MAGLSSLTAAGDTALLSRAPGGHTAFLPRGQLYLAGRVSQSPGQLVAGRGCCTLDTSGSDFCSPAQVARGSRDDSSVQEPWHLRNMISKSRWKLLATLALILVVTVWYSISREDRYIELFYFPIPGKKEPCLQGEAERIASKLFGNYSREQPVFLQLKDYFWVKTPSAYELPYGTKGSEDLLLRVLAITSYSVPESIQSLKCRRCVVVGNGHRLRNSSLGEAINKYDVVIRLNSAPVAGYEQDVGSKTTMRLFYPESAHFNPKVEDNPDTLLVMVAFKAMDFHWIESILSDKKRVRKGFWKQPPLIWDVNPKQIRILNPFFMEIAADKLLSLPIQQPYKIKQKPTTGLLAITLALHLCDTVHIAGFGYPDAHHKKQSIHYYEYITLKSMVWSGHNVSQEALAIKRMLEIGAVKNLTYF; encoded by the exons ATGGCAGGGCTCAGCAGCCTCACTGCAGCGGGGGACACCGCGCTGCTTAGCAGAGCACCAGGAGGGCACACAGCCTTCCTGCCTCGGGGTCAGCTTTACCTAGCGGGTCGGGTGAGCCAGTCTCCTGGGCAGCTGGTGGCAGGCAGAGGTTGCTGCACCCTGGACACGAGTGGATCAGATTTCTGTTCTCCTGCCCAG GTGGCCCGAGGCAGCCGGGATGACAGCTCTGTCCAGGAACCCTGGCACCTGAGAAACATGATCAGCAAGTCCC GCTGGAAGCTCCTGGCCACGCTGGCTCTGATCCTGGTCGTCACGGTATGGTACTCGATCTCCCGAGAAGACAGGTACATTGAGCT CTTTTATTTTCCCATCCCAGGGAAGAAGGAGCCATGCCTCCAGGGTGAGGCGGAGAGGATAGCCTCCAAGCTCTTTGGCAA CTACTCCCGAGAACAGCCCGTCTTCCTGCAGCTTAAGGATTATTTCTGGGTCAAGACGCCGTCTGCCTACGAGCTGCCTTACGGGACCAAGGGGAGTG AAGACCTGCTTCTCCGGGTTCTGGCCATCACCAGCTACTCTGTTCCAGAGAGCATTCAGAG CCTCAAGTGCCGCCGCTGCGTGGTGGTGGGGAACGGGCACCGGCTGCGCAACAGCTCGCTGGGAGAGGCCATCAACAAGTACGACGTGGTCATCAG GCTAAACAGCGCGCCGGTGGCTGGCTACGAGCAGGACGTGGGCTCCAAGACCACCATGCGTCTCTTCTACCCCGAATCCGCCCACTTCAACCCCAAAGTGGAGGACAACCCAGACACACTCCTCGTCATGGTAGCTTTCAAGGCCATGGACTTCCACTGGATTGAGAGCATCCTGAGTGATAAGAAGCGC GTGCGAAAGGGCTTCTGGAAACAGCCTCCCCTCATCTGGGACGTCAACCCCAAACAGATTCGGATTCTCAACCCCTTCTTCATGGAGATTGCAGCTGACAAACTGCTGAGCCTGCCGATACAGCAGCCCTACAAGATTAAGCAG AAGCCCACCACAGGGCTGTTGGCCATCACCCTGGCCCTCCACCTCTGTGACACGGTGCATATTGCTGGCTTCGGCTACCCAGACGCCCACCACAAGAAGCAGTCCATTCACTACTATGAGTATATCACACTCAAGTCCATGGTG TGGTCAGGTCACAATGTCTCCCAAGAGGCCCTGGCCATCAAGCGGATGCTGGAAATCGGAGCCGTCAAGAACCTCACGTACTTCTGA
- the ST3GAL4 gene encoding CMP-N-acetylneuraminate-beta-galactosamide-alpha-2,3-sialyltransferase 4 isoform X12 produces MGQDSALAEEAQQAPEAVARGSRDDSSVQEPWHLRNMISKSRWKLLATLALILVVTVWYSISREDRYIELFYFPIPGKKEPCLQGEAERIASKLFGNYSREQPVFLQLKDYFWVKTPSAYELPYGTKGSEDLLLRVLAITSYSVPESIQSLKCRRCVVVGNGHRLRNSSLGEAINKYDVVIRLNSAPVAGYEQDVGSKTTMRLFYPESAHFNPKVEDNPDTLLVMVAFKAMDFHWIESILSDKKRVRKGFWKQPPLIWDVNPKQIRILNPFFMEIAADKLLSLPIQQPYKIKQKPTTGLLAITLALHLCDTVHIAGFGYPDAHHKKQSIHYYEYITLKSMVWSGHNVSQEALAIKRMLEIGAVKNLTYF; encoded by the exons ATGGGGCAAGACAGCGCCCTGGCAGAGGAGGCCCAGCAGGCCCCAGAAGCT GTGGCCCGAGGCAGCCGGGATGACAGCTCTGTCCAGGAACCCTGGCACCTGAGAAACATGATCAGCAAGTCCC GCTGGAAGCTCCTGGCCACGCTGGCTCTGATCCTGGTCGTCACGGTATGGTACTCGATCTCCCGAGAAGACAGGTACATTGAGCT CTTTTATTTTCCCATCCCAGGGAAGAAGGAGCCATGCCTCCAGGGTGAGGCGGAGAGGATAGCCTCCAAGCTCTTTGGCAA CTACTCCCGAGAACAGCCCGTCTTCCTGCAGCTTAAGGATTATTTCTGGGTCAAGACGCCGTCTGCCTACGAGCTGCCTTACGGGACCAAGGGGAGTG AAGACCTGCTTCTCCGGGTTCTGGCCATCACCAGCTACTCTGTTCCAGAGAGCATTCAGAG CCTCAAGTGCCGCCGCTGCGTGGTGGTGGGGAACGGGCACCGGCTGCGCAACAGCTCGCTGGGAGAGGCCATCAACAAGTACGACGTGGTCATCAG GCTAAACAGCGCGCCGGTGGCTGGCTACGAGCAGGACGTGGGCTCCAAGACCACCATGCGTCTCTTCTACCCCGAATCCGCCCACTTCAACCCCAAAGTGGAGGACAACCCAGACACACTCCTCGTCATGGTAGCTTTCAAGGCCATGGACTTCCACTGGATTGAGAGCATCCTGAGTGATAAGAAGCGC GTGCGAAAGGGCTTCTGGAAACAGCCTCCCCTCATCTGGGACGTCAACCCCAAACAGATTCGGATTCTCAACCCCTTCTTCATGGAGATTGCAGCTGACAAACTGCTGAGCCTGCCGATACAGCAGCCCTACAAGATTAAGCAG AAGCCCACCACAGGGCTGTTGGCCATCACCCTGGCCCTCCACCTCTGTGACACGGTGCATATTGCTGGCTTCGGCTACCCAGACGCCCACCACAAGAAGCAGTCCATTCACTACTATGAGTATATCACACTCAAGTCCATGGTG TGGTCAGGTCACAATGTCTCCCAAGAGGCCCTGGCCATCAAGCGGATGCTGGAAATCGGAGCCGTCAAGAACCTCACGTACTTCTGA
- the ST3GAL4 gene encoding CMP-N-acetylneuraminate-beta-galactosamide-alpha-2,3-sialyltransferase 4 isoform X6, whose protein sequence is MEEADQSGEISAQMPSSCPNRVRRKCSLSGTAGLTGWEGQVARGSRDDSSVQEPWHLRNMISKSRWKLLATLALILVVTVWYSISREDRYIELFYFPIPGKKEPCLQGEAERIASKLFGNYSREQPVFLQLKDYFWVKTPSAYELPYGTKGSEDLLLRVLAITSYSVPESIQSLKCRRCVVVGNGHRLRNSSLGEAINKYDVVIRLNSAPVAGYEQDVGSKTTMRLFYPESAHFNPKVEDNPDTLLVMVAFKAMDFHWIESILSDKKRVRKGFWKQPPLIWDVNPKQIRILNPFFMEIAADKLLSLPIQQPYKIKQKPTTGLLAITLALHLCDTVHIAGFGYPDAHHKKQSIHYYEYITLKSMVWSGHNVSQEALAIKRMLEIGAVKNLTYF, encoded by the exons ATGGAGGAGGCTGATCAGAGCGGGGAGATTTCTGCTCAGATGCCTTCCAG CTGTCCAAATAGAGTGAGAAGAAAATGTTCTCTTTCCGGAACAGCTGGACTGACAGGCTGGGAAGGCCAG GTGGCCCGAGGCAGCCGGGATGACAGCTCTGTCCAGGAACCCTGGCACCTGAGAAACATGATCAGCAAGTCCC GCTGGAAGCTCCTGGCCACGCTGGCTCTGATCCTGGTCGTCACGGTATGGTACTCGATCTCCCGAGAAGACAGGTACATTGAGCT CTTTTATTTTCCCATCCCAGGGAAGAAGGAGCCATGCCTCCAGGGTGAGGCGGAGAGGATAGCCTCCAAGCTCTTTGGCAA CTACTCCCGAGAACAGCCCGTCTTCCTGCAGCTTAAGGATTATTTCTGGGTCAAGACGCCGTCTGCCTACGAGCTGCCTTACGGGACCAAGGGGAGTG AAGACCTGCTTCTCCGGGTTCTGGCCATCACCAGCTACTCTGTTCCAGAGAGCATTCAGAG CCTCAAGTGCCGCCGCTGCGTGGTGGTGGGGAACGGGCACCGGCTGCGCAACAGCTCGCTGGGAGAGGCCATCAACAAGTACGACGTGGTCATCAG GCTAAACAGCGCGCCGGTGGCTGGCTACGAGCAGGACGTGGGCTCCAAGACCACCATGCGTCTCTTCTACCCCGAATCCGCCCACTTCAACCCCAAAGTGGAGGACAACCCAGACACACTCCTCGTCATGGTAGCTTTCAAGGCCATGGACTTCCACTGGATTGAGAGCATCCTGAGTGATAAGAAGCGC GTGCGAAAGGGCTTCTGGAAACAGCCTCCCCTCATCTGGGACGTCAACCCCAAACAGATTCGGATTCTCAACCCCTTCTTCATGGAGATTGCAGCTGACAAACTGCTGAGCCTGCCGATACAGCAGCCCTACAAGATTAAGCAG AAGCCCACCACAGGGCTGTTGGCCATCACCCTGGCCCTCCACCTCTGTGACACGGTGCATATTGCTGGCTTCGGCTACCCAGACGCCCACCACAAGAAGCAGTCCATTCACTACTATGAGTATATCACACTCAAGTCCATGGTG TGGTCAGGTCACAATGTCTCCCAAGAGGCCCTGGCCATCAAGCGGATGCTGGAAATCGGAGCCGTCAAGAACCTCACGTACTTCTGA
- the ST3GAL4 gene encoding CMP-N-acetylneuraminate-beta-galactosamide-alpha-2,3-sialyltransferase 4 isoform X5, with amino-acid sequence MEEADQSGEISAQMPSSCPNRVRRKCSLSGTAGLTGWEGQVARGSRDDSSVQEPWHLRNMISKSPLLCVRPAGWKLLATLALILVVTVWYSISREDRYIELFYFPIPGKKEPCLQGEAERIASKLFGNYSREQPVFLQLKDYFWVKTPSAYELPYGTKGSEDLLLRVLAITSYSVPESIQSLKCRRCVVVGNGHRLRNSSLGEAINKYDVVIRLNSAPVAGYEQDVGSKTTMRLFYPESAHFNPKVEDNPDTLLVMVAFKAMDFHWIESILSDKKRVRKGFWKQPPLIWDVNPKQIRILNPFFMEIAADKLLSLPIQQPYKIKQKPTTGLLAITLALHLCDTVHIAGFGYPDAHHKKQSIHYYEYITLKSMVWSGHNVSQEALAIKRMLEIGAVKNLTYF; translated from the exons ATGGAGGAGGCTGATCAGAGCGGGGAGATTTCTGCTCAGATGCCTTCCAG CTGTCCAAATAGAGTGAGAAGAAAATGTTCTCTTTCCGGAACAGCTGGACTGACAGGCTGGGAAGGCCAG GTGGCCCGAGGCAGCCGGGATGACAGCTCTGTCCAGGAACCCTGGCACCTGAGAAACATGATCAGCAAGTCCC CTCTTCTGTGCGTCCGCCCTGCAGGCTGGAAGCTCCTGGCCACGCTGGCTCTGATCCTGGTCGTCACGGTATGGTACTCGATCTCCCGAGAAGACAGGTACATTGAGCT CTTTTATTTTCCCATCCCAGGGAAGAAGGAGCCATGCCTCCAGGGTGAGGCGGAGAGGATAGCCTCCAAGCTCTTTGGCAA CTACTCCCGAGAACAGCCCGTCTTCCTGCAGCTTAAGGATTATTTCTGGGTCAAGACGCCGTCTGCCTACGAGCTGCCTTACGGGACCAAGGGGAGTG AAGACCTGCTTCTCCGGGTTCTGGCCATCACCAGCTACTCTGTTCCAGAGAGCATTCAGAG CCTCAAGTGCCGCCGCTGCGTGGTGGTGGGGAACGGGCACCGGCTGCGCAACAGCTCGCTGGGAGAGGCCATCAACAAGTACGACGTGGTCATCAG GCTAAACAGCGCGCCGGTGGCTGGCTACGAGCAGGACGTGGGCTCCAAGACCACCATGCGTCTCTTCTACCCCGAATCCGCCCACTTCAACCCCAAAGTGGAGGACAACCCAGACACACTCCTCGTCATGGTAGCTTTCAAGGCCATGGACTTCCACTGGATTGAGAGCATCCTGAGTGATAAGAAGCGC GTGCGAAAGGGCTTCTGGAAACAGCCTCCCCTCATCTGGGACGTCAACCCCAAACAGATTCGGATTCTCAACCCCTTCTTCATGGAGATTGCAGCTGACAAACTGCTGAGCCTGCCGATACAGCAGCCCTACAAGATTAAGCAG AAGCCCACCACAGGGCTGTTGGCCATCACCCTGGCCCTCCACCTCTGTGACACGGTGCATATTGCTGGCTTCGGCTACCCAGACGCCCACCACAAGAAGCAGTCCATTCACTACTATGAGTATATCACACTCAAGTCCATGGTG TGGTCAGGTCACAATGTCTCCCAAGAGGCCCTGGCCATCAAGCGGATGCTGGAAATCGGAGCCGTCAAGAACCTCACGTACTTCTGA
- the ST3GAL4 gene encoding CMP-N-acetylneuraminate-beta-galactosamide-alpha-2,3-sialyltransferase 4 isoform X1 — translation MAGLSSLTAAGDTALLSRAPGGHTAFLPRGQLYLAGRVSQSPGQLVAGRGCCTLDTSGSDFCSPAQVARGSRDDSSVQEPWHLRNMISKSPLLCVRPAGWKLLATLALILVVTVWYSISREDRYIELFYFPIPGKKEPCLQGEAERIASKLFGNYSREQPVFLQLKDYFWVKTPSAYELPYGTKGSEDLLLRVLAITSYSVPESIQSLKCRRCVVVGNGHRLRNSSLGEAINKYDVVIRLNSAPVAGYEQDVGSKTTMRLFYPESAHFNPKVEDNPDTLLVMVAFKAMDFHWIESILSDKKRVRKGFWKQPPLIWDVNPKQIRILNPFFMEIAADKLLSLPIQQPYKIKQKPTTGLLAITLALHLCDTVHIAGFGYPDAHHKKQSIHYYEYITLKSMVWSGHNVSQEALAIKRMLEIGAVKNLTYF, via the exons ATGGCAGGGCTCAGCAGCCTCACTGCAGCGGGGGACACCGCGCTGCTTAGCAGAGCACCAGGAGGGCACACAGCCTTCCTGCCTCGGGGTCAGCTTTACCTAGCGGGTCGGGTGAGCCAGTCTCCTGGGCAGCTGGTGGCAGGCAGAGGTTGCTGCACCCTGGACACGAGTGGATCAGATTTCTGTTCTCCTGCCCAG GTGGCCCGAGGCAGCCGGGATGACAGCTCTGTCCAGGAACCCTGGCACCTGAGAAACATGATCAGCAAGTCCC CTCTTCTGTGCGTCCGCCCTGCAGGCTGGAAGCTCCTGGCCACGCTGGCTCTGATCCTGGTCGTCACGGTATGGTACTCGATCTCCCGAGAAGACAGGTACATTGAGCT CTTTTATTTTCCCATCCCAGGGAAGAAGGAGCCATGCCTCCAGGGTGAGGCGGAGAGGATAGCCTCCAAGCTCTTTGGCAA CTACTCCCGAGAACAGCCCGTCTTCCTGCAGCTTAAGGATTATTTCTGGGTCAAGACGCCGTCTGCCTACGAGCTGCCTTACGGGACCAAGGGGAGTG AAGACCTGCTTCTCCGGGTTCTGGCCATCACCAGCTACTCTGTTCCAGAGAGCATTCAGAG CCTCAAGTGCCGCCGCTGCGTGGTGGTGGGGAACGGGCACCGGCTGCGCAACAGCTCGCTGGGAGAGGCCATCAACAAGTACGACGTGGTCATCAG GCTAAACAGCGCGCCGGTGGCTGGCTACGAGCAGGACGTGGGCTCCAAGACCACCATGCGTCTCTTCTACCCCGAATCCGCCCACTTCAACCCCAAAGTGGAGGACAACCCAGACACACTCCTCGTCATGGTAGCTTTCAAGGCCATGGACTTCCACTGGATTGAGAGCATCCTGAGTGATAAGAAGCGC GTGCGAAAGGGCTTCTGGAAACAGCCTCCCCTCATCTGGGACGTCAACCCCAAACAGATTCGGATTCTCAACCCCTTCTTCATGGAGATTGCAGCTGACAAACTGCTGAGCCTGCCGATACAGCAGCCCTACAAGATTAAGCAG AAGCCCACCACAGGGCTGTTGGCCATCACCCTGGCCCTCCACCTCTGTGACACGGTGCATATTGCTGGCTTCGGCTACCCAGACGCCCACCACAAGAAGCAGTCCATTCACTACTATGAGTATATCACACTCAAGTCCATGGTG TGGTCAGGTCACAATGTCTCCCAAGAGGCCCTGGCCATCAAGCGGATGCTGGAAATCGGAGCCGTCAAGAACCTCACGTACTTCTGA
- the ST3GAL4 gene encoding CMP-N-acetylneuraminate-beta-galactosamide-alpha-2,3-sialyltransferase 4 isoform X8 — MGQDSALAEEAQQAPEAVARGSRDDSSVQEPWHLRNMISKSRWKLLATLALILVVTVWYSISREDSFYFPIPGKKEPCLQGEAERIASKLFGNYSREQPVFLQLKDYFWVKTPSAYELPYGTKGSEDLLLRVLAITSYSVPESIQSLKCRRCVVVGNGHRLRNSSLGEAINKYDVVIRLNSAPVAGYEQDVGSKTTMRLFYPESAHFNPKVEDNPDTLLVMVAFKAMDFHWIESILSDKKRVRKGFWKQPPLIWDVNPKQIRILNPFFMEIAADKLLSLPIQQPYKIKQKPTTGLLAITLALHLCDTVHIAGFGYPDAHHKKQSIHYYEYITLKSMVWSGHNVSQEALAIKRMLEIGAVKNLTYF, encoded by the exons ATGGGGCAAGACAGCGCCCTGGCAGAGGAGGCCCAGCAGGCCCCAGAAGCT GTGGCCCGAGGCAGCCGGGATGACAGCTCTGTCCAGGAACCCTGGCACCTGAGAAACATGATCAGCAAGTCCC GCTGGAAGCTCCTGGCCACGCTGGCTCTGATCCTGGTCGTCACGGTATGGTACTCGATCTCCCGAGAAGACAG CTTTTATTTTCCCATCCCAGGGAAGAAGGAGCCATGCCTCCAGGGTGAGGCGGAGAGGATAGCCTCCAAGCTCTTTGGCAA CTACTCCCGAGAACAGCCCGTCTTCCTGCAGCTTAAGGATTATTTCTGGGTCAAGACGCCGTCTGCCTACGAGCTGCCTTACGGGACCAAGGGGAGTG AAGACCTGCTTCTCCGGGTTCTGGCCATCACCAGCTACTCTGTTCCAGAGAGCATTCAGAG CCTCAAGTGCCGCCGCTGCGTGGTGGTGGGGAACGGGCACCGGCTGCGCAACAGCTCGCTGGGAGAGGCCATCAACAAGTACGACGTGGTCATCAG GCTAAACAGCGCGCCGGTGGCTGGCTACGAGCAGGACGTGGGCTCCAAGACCACCATGCGTCTCTTCTACCCCGAATCCGCCCACTTCAACCCCAAAGTGGAGGACAACCCAGACACACTCCTCGTCATGGTAGCTTTCAAGGCCATGGACTTCCACTGGATTGAGAGCATCCTGAGTGATAAGAAGCGC GTGCGAAAGGGCTTCTGGAAACAGCCTCCCCTCATCTGGGACGTCAACCCCAAACAGATTCGGATTCTCAACCCCTTCTTCATGGAGATTGCAGCTGACAAACTGCTGAGCCTGCCGATACAGCAGCCCTACAAGATTAAGCAG AAGCCCACCACAGGGCTGTTGGCCATCACCCTGGCCCTCCACCTCTGTGACACGGTGCATATTGCTGGCTTCGGCTACCCAGACGCCCACCACAAGAAGCAGTCCATTCACTACTATGAGTATATCACACTCAAGTCCATGGTG TGGTCAGGTCACAATGTCTCCCAAGAGGCCCTGGCCATCAAGCGGATGCTGGAAATCGGAGCCGTCAAGAACCTCACGTACTTCTGA
- the ST3GAL4 gene encoding CMP-N-acetylneuraminate-beta-galactosamide-alpha-2,3-sialyltransferase 4 isoform X7, which yields MEEADQSGEISAQMPSSCPNRVRRKCSLSGTAGLTGWEGQVARGSRDDSSVQEPWHLRNMISKSRWKLLATLALILVVTVWYSISREDSFYFPIPGKKEPCLQGEAERIASKLFGNYSREQPVFLQLKDYFWVKTPSAYELPYGTKGSEDLLLRVLAITSYSVPESIQSLKCRRCVVVGNGHRLRNSSLGEAINKYDVVIRLNSAPVAGYEQDVGSKTTMRLFYPESAHFNPKVEDNPDTLLVMVAFKAMDFHWIESILSDKKRVRKGFWKQPPLIWDVNPKQIRILNPFFMEIAADKLLSLPIQQPYKIKQKPTTGLLAITLALHLCDTVHIAGFGYPDAHHKKQSIHYYEYITLKSMVWSGHNVSQEALAIKRMLEIGAVKNLTYF from the exons ATGGAGGAGGCTGATCAGAGCGGGGAGATTTCTGCTCAGATGCCTTCCAG CTGTCCAAATAGAGTGAGAAGAAAATGTTCTCTTTCCGGAACAGCTGGACTGACAGGCTGGGAAGGCCAG GTGGCCCGAGGCAGCCGGGATGACAGCTCTGTCCAGGAACCCTGGCACCTGAGAAACATGATCAGCAAGTCCC GCTGGAAGCTCCTGGCCACGCTGGCTCTGATCCTGGTCGTCACGGTATGGTACTCGATCTCCCGAGAAGACAG CTTTTATTTTCCCATCCCAGGGAAGAAGGAGCCATGCCTCCAGGGTGAGGCGGAGAGGATAGCCTCCAAGCTCTTTGGCAA CTACTCCCGAGAACAGCCCGTCTTCCTGCAGCTTAAGGATTATTTCTGGGTCAAGACGCCGTCTGCCTACGAGCTGCCTTACGGGACCAAGGGGAGTG AAGACCTGCTTCTCCGGGTTCTGGCCATCACCAGCTACTCTGTTCCAGAGAGCATTCAGAG CCTCAAGTGCCGCCGCTGCGTGGTGGTGGGGAACGGGCACCGGCTGCGCAACAGCTCGCTGGGAGAGGCCATCAACAAGTACGACGTGGTCATCAG GCTAAACAGCGCGCCGGTGGCTGGCTACGAGCAGGACGTGGGCTCCAAGACCACCATGCGTCTCTTCTACCCCGAATCCGCCCACTTCAACCCCAAAGTGGAGGACAACCCAGACACACTCCTCGTCATGGTAGCTTTCAAGGCCATGGACTTCCACTGGATTGAGAGCATCCTGAGTGATAAGAAGCGC GTGCGAAAGGGCTTCTGGAAACAGCCTCCCCTCATCTGGGACGTCAACCCCAAACAGATTCGGATTCTCAACCCCTTCTTCATGGAGATTGCAGCTGACAAACTGCTGAGCCTGCCGATACAGCAGCCCTACAAGATTAAGCAG AAGCCCACCACAGGGCTGTTGGCCATCACCCTGGCCCTCCACCTCTGTGACACGGTGCATATTGCTGGCTTCGGCTACCCAGACGCCCACCACAAGAAGCAGTCCATTCACTACTATGAGTATATCACACTCAAGTCCATGGTG TGGTCAGGTCACAATGTCTCCCAAGAGGCCCTGGCCATCAAGCGGATGCTGGAAATCGGAGCCGTCAAGAACCTCACGTACTTCTGA